The genomic DNA CAGCAGAAGGTGCATTAGAAGAAACTGGTAACATACTACAAAGAATGAGAACTTTATCAGTACAATCTTCAAATGAAACTAATACTGCTGAAGAAAGACAAAAGATAGCTGATGAGTTACTACAATTAAAAGATGAAGTTGAAAGAATATCAAGCTCAATTGAGTTTAATGGTAAGAAATTACTTGATGGAAGTTCTACAGAAATAAGATTACAAGTTGGAGCAAACTTTGGAACAAATGTTGCAGGAACATCTAACAACAACAATGAAATAAAAGTTGCTCTAGTAAATACTTCAAGTATAATGAGTAAAGCAGGTATAACAAGTTCTACAATAGCAAGCTTAAATGCAGATGGAACTTCTGGAACAAATGCAGCTAAACAAATGGTATCTAGCTTAGATGTAGCTCTTAAAGAATTAAATACATCAAGAGCAAAATTAGGGGCACAACAAAATAGACTAGAATCAACTCAAAACAACTTAAATAATACTATAGAAAATGTTACAGCAGCTGAATCAAGAATAAGAGATACAGATGTTGCTTCAGAAATGGTTAACTTATCTAAAATGAATATATTAGTTCAAGCATCACAGTCAATGCTTGCTCAAGCTAATCAACAACCACAAGGAGTTTTACAATTATTAGGATAAAATAATTTTGTATATTGGATATAGAAGAAAGGGTAAGGCTTTGCTTTACTCCTTTCTTTTTTTACAAATATACTTTTGAAAGGAAAATTTATATGTTACTTAGTATAGTTATGATTGTTAAAAATGAAGAAAAAATACTTGAAAAAACTTTAAAATCATTAACCACATTAAGAAATTCTATAGAAAGTGAACTTATAATAGTCGATACAGGTTCTACAGATGATACTATAAAAATATCTAAGAAGTACACGGAAAAAGTGTATTTTCATAATTGGAATAATGATTTTTCTAGTATGAGAAATATATCAATATCCTATGCTAAAGGTGAATGGTTACTTATATTAGATGCAGATGAAATACTAATTGATTCTTCAACTATTGTAAAATTTTTTAAAGATGGTCTTGATAAAAAATTTAATTCTGCTTCAATACAATTAAAAAATCTTTACTCATATGATAAAAAATTATATGGATATTGTTCGGTGCTTAGACTTTTTAAAAACGTTGATTTTAGATACCATGGTAAAGTACATGAACAACCAATATACAAAAACCCTATATTTAATAATGTTGCTGATTTTGAACATTATGGATATTTGTTTGAAGATGAAGAAATAAGATTAAATAAGGTGAAAAGAAATGAAAAACTATTATTTCAAGAGTTAAAAGAGAATGATAATTCTCCATATACAAACTATCAATTAGGGAAAAATTTTATTATATTAGGAAAATATCAGGAGGCTTTATACTATCTTGAGAAATCTTATGAATTATATTCTAAACTAGAATTGGCACCTGGTTACTTGATAACAAGCCTTGTAAAAACATATTTATATTTAGGAAAACATAAGAAGTGTGAAAGATTGTGCTTAAAGTATATTAAGAAAGACATGAATAATATTGATATATATTATTATATTGCACAAGCACAAGTAGATTTAGGAAAGTATGAAAATAGTATAGATTCGTATAAGAGATATATTTACTTGTTAGATAATTATGAAATAAGTACACAAGCAAATAGTTTATTTTCAGACACTGATACTGTAGGGCTTAGAGATGAGGCTATTATTACACTGATAAAGATTTATTATAAGCTTGAAAAATATGAGTTTGTAATTTCAGAGTATAATAACATTGAAGATGTGGAAAAGAAAAAGAATGTGTACTTTAGCTTATTTATGTCACTATATAAATTGAATAGATTTGAAGATATAAAAAATTATTATAAAGAAGTTTCAAATTCTAAAATTGAAAAAAATAGTTTTTATAGAAATATAGAAGAAGTTATAAATAATATTAAAG from Clostridioides difficile ATCC 9689 = DSM 1296 includes the following:
- a CDS encoding flagellin — translated: MRVNTNVSALIANNQMGRNVNAQSKSMEKLSSGVRIKRAADDAAGLAISEKMRAQIKGLDQAGRNVQDGISVVQTAEGALEETGNILQRMRTLSVQSSNETNTAEERQKIADELLQLKDEVERISSSIEFNGKKLLDGSSTEIRLQVGANFGTNVAGTSNNNNEIKVALVNTSSIMSKAGITSSTIASLNADGTSGTNAAKQMVSSLDVALKELNTSRAKLGAQQNRLESTQNNLNNTIENVTAAESRIRDTDVASEMVNLSKMNILVQASQSMLAQANQQPQGVLQLLG
- a CDS encoding glycosyltransferase, giving the protein MLLSIVMIVKNEEKILEKTLKSLTTLRNSIESELIIVDTGSTDDTIKISKKYTEKVYFHNWNNDFSSMRNISISYAKGEWLLILDADEILIDSSTIVKFFKDGLDKKFNSASIQLKNLYSYDKKLYGYCSVLRLFKNVDFRYHGKVHEQPIYKNPIFNNVADFEHYGYLFEDEEIRLNKVKRNEKLLFQELKENDNSPYTNYQLGKNFIILGKYQEALYYLEKSYELYSKLELAPGYLITSLVKTYLYLGKHKKCERLCLKYIKKDMNNIDIYYYIAQAQVDLGKYENSIDSYKRYIYLLDNYEISTQANSLFSDTDTVGLRDEAIITLIKIYYKLEKYEFVISEYNNIEDVEKKKNVYFSLFMSLYKLNRFEDIKNYYKEVSNSKIEKNSFYRNIEEVINNIKEDEKEYVYKILCDIEGNYGILNQIRINKCVSIDKCKEILNEEKEIIYAYIIKIAFEEKIDLLDIFYEMEYVWIEKYLKYLLALERSFNLVLYKYIISRPNTSDMEKIRVYKAISKVVLESISLSDEKYKEIFYLYIMYSYKYIRYIYSNLSDFELIKFVCNDLDKFTIEFKHLLDIKNKVNNANEKLEYIHSMRKLLNEYPFYNKIIKILIGELEENIKESEEFKDLKDSFIISIENMIETGKINDAKLLVDDYSKTFVDDIKILNIKGILYMFENKLDKADFMLKKALSLDVENEDTIYNIEYLKSLR